A genomic region of Macrobrachium nipponense isolate FS-2020 chromosome 40, ASM1510439v2, whole genome shotgun sequence contains the following coding sequences:
- the LOC135212298 gene encoding uncharacterized protein LOC135212298 yields MANNIRRLVSIMWLWGLCVGQIVVEPPTEIEGLNVTALECGKHDPTNKAIVKLEIDCDEKISTIRNDITALRGSIKRDCDENMSAIRNDINALRESIKKEISSITQSTNVFQCCHLQHQRVTQ; encoded by the exons ATGGCGAACAATATTCGAAGATTAGTTTCAATCATGTGGCTATGGGGCCTCTGCGTTGGTCAAATTGTGGTAGAGCCACCGACTGAAATTGAGGGACTCAATGTGACAGCTCTAG AATGTGGTAAACATGATCCAACAAACAAGGCTATTGTGAAACTGGAAATTG ATTGTGATGAAAAAATATCAACTATAAGGAATGACATAACTGCACTTCGCGGATCTATCAAAAGAG attgTGATGAAAATATGTCAGCAATAAGGAATGACATAAACGCGCTTCGTGAGTCTATAAAAAAAG AGATCTCGTCCATCACGCAGTCTACAAACGTGTTCCAGTGCTGTCATCTCCAGCATCAAAGAGTTACTCAGTaa